GTGGCCGCGTACTGCTGCTGCTTGGTGCTGATTTCGGTTTTGAGCGGAATGTTCTCGACCCGGTAGATTTCCGAGGCCCGGCGCACCGAGCGCAGAAACACGCCGTAGCGGCGCTCGTCGAGCCCGGCCAGGTGCGGCGAGGCCAGCATCTTCTCGTTCAGGGCGTGGTCGAAGGGCGCCACCTGGGGCTCCACCTCGTTCACAAAATACTGGAAGGCTTCGGCCCGGGTGGCATCCTGCGTGTCGCAGGTCATGCGGATGTAGCGCCAGGCCAGGTCTTCGCTAAGCACGGATTCCAGCTCCGAGCGGTCGAGCAGCCAGCGCTCAAGCTCCGCCGGGGTGTGAATCGGCCGGTCCTGCAGCTCCTGGAAAAAAGGCTCAATGGCAGCCCAATCGGTTACCAGAAAATCCTCGGGCAAGTATTGGCGCGGCGGCCGGCTCGTGTCAGTAGCCGACGCAGCGGTAGGTTCAGCAAGTAGCATCATGATACAATAGTAGTAGAATGGACCCGGGCGGGGAGTGCCGAGGCCATAGCCTTTACCTTACGAAACAATTAACGCACCGGACGAAAGTTTTCCCTCATGGATTGGGGCGCGGGCGTAAAAACACCCGGGCCGGCCGAGCTTTTTAAGGCTATTAAATTAACCAATTTCAATCACAACGTCGTCCGTCATGGGATGGCCCACACAGGTCAGCACGTAGCCCTGCTTCATCTCCGAATCGGACAGGCCTTCGCGCTCGTCCAAATGCACTTTGCCGCTCAAGCACTTGCCGCGGCAAGCCGTGCACAGGCCGGCCTGGCAGGAATACGGCAGGTCGATGTCCTGGTCGAGGGCGGTTTCGAGGATGGTTTTGCCGGCGGGCACTTCGATAACGTACTCGCTGCCTTCGTACTGAATCGTGACGGAGCGGGTGCTCTTGGTGTCGTCGCCGGGGCTGTCGGAGACGTCGCCGTGGCCGTTGGGCTGGCCGGCCGCGGCCTCGGCGGTATCGGCACTGGCCACAAAGCTTTCGCGGCGGATGCGGGCCTCGGGCACGTTGAGCAGGTCGAGGGCGGCGCGGGCTTCGGCCATCAGGCCTTCGGGACCGCACATGAAGTATTCGGCCTGCTCGGCCGGAAACTGGTGGCGCTGCTCCAGAATGCGCAGTATCATGGTGCGATTGAGCCGGCCGGTGTGGCGGTGGGCCCCGCCGGGCTTCAGGGGCTGGCTGTACACGTGCTCTACCTGCACGCGGCCCTTGGTGCTGGCTTCCAGGTCATCGAGCTGCTTCTGAAAAATCACCGATTCCTCGTTGCGGTTGCCGTAGATGAGCAGCACGTGGCTGTTGGGCTCCGTATTCACCACCGCCTTGAGGATGGACATGAGCGGCGTGATGCCTGAACCCGCCCCAATGAGTACCAACGAGCGGGCCGCCTTGGGGCTGGGGCTGAGGGTGAAGTTGCCCAGCGGCTCCATCACTTCGATTTGCTGGCCCACCTCCACGGTATCAAGCAAATAGTTGCTCACCAAACCGCCCGGTACGCGCTTCACCGTGACCGACAGGCGTGGGGCCTCGTGCGGCGTGCTGCTCAGGGAGTAGGCGCGGCGCTCTTTTTTACCGCCGGCCCCGCAGGGTACAATCAGCGTCAGAAATTGGCCGGGCCGGCTGGCAATGGGCTGGCGGTCGGGCCGCTCCAAGTGAATGGTGATAGAATCGGCGGTTTCCTGGGTCAGCGCAACAACAGTCAGGTTTTGGTAACTCATGCGGGGAAGAGATGGAGGTATTGAGGAGTCTACGTATGTACGCAGCCGGCAGGCTCCCGAACTTTATAAATGACAAAAAACAAGCGCAGGCCACGGCACCGGCAGCCCAACTTCGGCCGCAAAGGTAACTTGCCACGCGGCTGCCGATTAACAGTCATCTCCTGGAAACTGTTGATGGGCTTCCGCAACGTTTCCACTCACTCCACTCCGCGCCCTTGTCCCTCGCCTCCCTCCTACTGCGCCACCAGGCCAGCTTCGGTCCCGTACTGCCCGTCGACCTCAGCGGCCCCGCTGTCACCCGCCTCGATTTCACAGATAACAACCCGCTGTTAGCCCAAGCCGACCTGCGCGACACGGCCGCCTTCGAGCAGTTGGTAAACACCATGCTGGCCCAGGCTGGCGCCACCATCGGCATCGGCGGCTACCTCGAAAACCGGGTTATTTATCGGCGCAGCCAGCATTTCGGCCCCGGCCAGGCCGAAGAAGCCCGCTCCCTGCACCTGGGCGTCGATGTCTGGATTCCGGCGGGCACGCCCTTGCTGGCGCCCTTGCCCGCCCAGGTCCACAGCCTGGCCGACAACGCCGGCTTCGGGGATTACGGCATCACCGTCATCCTCCAGCACGAGTTGGAAGGCACCATTTTTTATACCCTCTACGGCCACCTCAGCCGCCTGGAGTGGACGGCGCTGCGCGTGGGCCAGCGCCTTGAGCAAGGCCAGGCCTTCGCCTCCGTTGGCCCGTATCCCGAAAACGGCGACTGGCCCCCGCACCTCCACTTCCAGATAATGGCCGACCTGCAGGGCCGGGTAGGCGACTTCCCGGGCGTGGCCCGGCCCTCGGAGCGGGAGGCGTGGGCCGCGCTGTGCCCCGACCCAAATCTGGTGCTGCAGAGTAGCGTGTTGGCCTAGGCCTGCTGTTCTGCTGAGCTAGCTCAATCCGGCGGAACCTCACCCCCGGCCCCTCTCCCGCGGAGAGGGGAGCCGAACGTTAACCAATCAAAAGCCCCAACTCAATTTTGAGCTGGGGCTTTCCATTCGATGAACTTGAGCTAAAACCTGAGCCGCCGTGGCTCCCCTCTCCGCGGGAGAGGGGCCGGGGGTGAGGTTCCCCAGCAAAACGAGCTGAAAATCCTTAGTCGAACTTAATAGCCACCACCGGCTTAATCCGCGAAATCAAATAAGTCGGAATCAGCACGGCCAGCAGCGAGGCGACGAAGGTGGCCAGGTTCATCATCAGGAGCATGCGCGGGTCCCAGGAAATCGGCACCCGGTCCATGTAGTAGTTCTCGGGGTCGAGGGGAATGACGTGGAAGTAATACTGCAGGGCGCAGAAGCCCACGGCTATCACGTTGCCAATGAGCATGCCGCGCACCGTGAGCGACAGGCCGCGGTAGAAGAACATTCGGCGTATCTGGTTGTCGGTCGCGCCCAGGGCCTTGAGGACCCCAATCATGTTGGTGCGCTCCAGAATCATGATAAAAATGGTGGCCACCATGTTGAACGTGGCCACGAAAATTATCAGTATCAAGAAGATAATAACGTTGCGGTTGAGCAGCTGCAGCCAGTCGAAAAGCTGGGCGTACTGGTCCGTGATTTTATCAATCTTAAGGTCATAGGGCAGCCGCTCGTAGAATTTATCGGCGGTTTTGTCCAGGGTTTTGAAGTCCTTCAGCACCACTTCCATGCCGCCCACCAGCGAGTCGGGCCAGGCGGGGGAATTGAGCTCCCGAATCTGGCGGATGTCGCCAATCACGTACACCTCGTCAAACTCGTCGAGGCCAGTGGAATAAATGCCGCTGACCCGGAATTGCCGAATGCGGGGCGGGTTCTGAATAAAGTAAAACAAGGCCTTGTCGCCCACCCCCAGGCGCAGCTTGTCGGCCACTTTGCGCGAAATCAGCACGTCGTCGCTGGCCGCCGAGTCGGGAAAGCTGAGGAACTTGCCCGCCACCAGGTTGGCGCGCATCGGCGACTTTCCGTCGCTTTCCGAAATGCCTTTCAGCACCACCCCCAGCACCTCTTCCTTGGTTTTGATGATGGCCGTCTTCACCGCGAAGGCCTGCGTGGCCTTAACCTCCGGAAACCCATGCAGCTCGGCCACCAGCCGCGGCCCGGCAATGGGCGCCACTTCCAGGGAGTTGTTGGTGTCGTAGCGCGTGATTTGCAGGTGCGCCCCAAACGAGAAAATCTTATTCTGAATCTCGTTGCGAAACCCCTGGAGGATGGCAAACGACACCACCATCACCGCCAAGCCCATGGCAATGCTGATGATGGCTATTTTTGTGACCGAAGACGTGAACGAACCGGAATCGGCTCCTCCGTCAATCTTGTGCGAAATGTAGCGGGCGACGTTCATTATTCGACTGTAAAGCTACGTTTTGAACGCGTACCGGCCACGCTACTGTCCTGCTAGCCCGGCGCGGCGTCAAGCTGCGCCGTATTTTTAGCCCTTCCCACCCCCTATATGCTCAGTATTTCAGTTAAAATCACCTTGTCGTTGCTGCTGGCTCTGCCGGCTTGCGGCACCACGCGGCCCGCTGCTACGGCAGCTGTTTCTCCGGAAGCACCTGCTGCTCAGCCGGTAGTTACGCCCGGGAGAACGCCGCCCGCCGCTTCGCGCATCGTGGTAGGGGCCGAGCGCCTGGAGAAATACCTGCCGCAGCTGAAAAACAAGCGCGTTGGGCTGGTTATCAATCAGACTTCGCGGGTGGGCAATGCCTTTTTGGTCGATACGCTGCGGGCACGGGGCGTCAACGTGACGGCCATTTTCGCCCCTGAGCACGGCTTCCGCGGCGAAGAAGCCGACGGGGCCACCATTAAGGACGGGCGCGATGCCCGCAGCGGCGTGCCCGTGCGCTCGGTGTACGGCAAAACCAAAAAGCCCACCCCCGAGATGCTGGCCGATGTCGACGTGCTGGTATTCGATATTCAGGACGTGGGCGCCCGGTTCTACACCTTCATCAGCACGCTGCACTATGTGATGGAGGCCGCGGCCGAGCAAAACAAGCCGGTGCTGGTGCTCGACCGCCCCAACCCCAACGGCGACCTGGTGGATGGGCCCATTCTGGAGCCGGCCCACAAATCCTTCGTCGGCCTCGACCCGCTGCCCATTGCCCATGGCCTGACGGTGGGTGAGTTGGCCAATATGATAAACGGCGAAAAATGGCTGGCGGGCGGCCAGCGCTGCCGCCTCACGGTGGTGCCCGTAGCGGCGGGCTACACCCACGCCACGGCCTACCACCTGCCCGTGCGCCCCTCCCCCAACCTACCTACCGACCAATCGATACGGCTGTACCCCAGCATTTGCCTGTT
This region of Hymenobacter sedentarius genomic DNA includes:
- a CDS encoding ferredoxin--NADP reductase, whose protein sequence is MSYQNLTVVALTQETADSITIHLERPDRQPIASRPGQFLTLIVPCGAGGKKERRAYSLSSTPHEAPRLSVTVKRVPGGLVSNYLLDTVEVGQQIEVMEPLGNFTLSPSPKAARSLVLIGAGSGITPLMSILKAVVNTEPNSHVLLIYGNRNEESVIFQKQLDDLEASTKGRVQVEHVYSQPLKPGGAHRHTGRLNRTMILRILEQRHQFPAEQAEYFMCGPEGLMAEARAALDLLNVPEARIRRESFVASADTAEAAAGQPNGHGDVSDSPGDDTKSTRSVTIQYEGSEYVIEVPAGKTILETALDQDIDLPYSCQAGLCTACRGKCLSGKVHLDEREGLSDSEMKQGYVLTCVGHPMTDDVVIEIG
- a CDS encoding peptidoglycan DD-metalloendopeptidase family protein produces the protein MSLASLLLRHQASFGPVLPVDLSGPAVTRLDFTDNNPLLAQADLRDTAAFEQLVNTMLAQAGATIGIGGYLENRVIYRRSQHFGPGQAEEARSLHLGVDVWIPAGTPLLAPLPAQVHSLADNAGFGDYGITVILQHELEGTIFYTLYGHLSRLEWTALRVGQRLEQGQAFASVGPYPENGDWPPHLHFQIMADLQGRVGDFPGVARPSEREAWAALCPDPNLVLQSSVLA
- a CDS encoding ABC transporter permease gives rise to the protein MNVARYISHKIDGGADSGSFTSSVTKIAIISIAMGLAVMVVSFAILQGFRNEIQNKIFSFGAHLQITRYDTNNSLEVAPIAGPRLVAELHGFPEVKATQAFAVKTAIIKTKEEVLGVVLKGISESDGKSPMRANLVAGKFLSFPDSAASDDVLISRKVADKLRLGVGDKALFYFIQNPPRIRQFRVSGIYSTGLDEFDEVYVIGDIRQIRELNSPAWPDSLVGGMEVVLKDFKTLDKTADKFYERLPYDLKIDKITDQYAQLFDWLQLLNRNVIIFLILIIFVATFNMVATIFIMILERTNMIGVLKALGATDNQIRRMFFYRGLSLTVRGMLIGNVIAVGFCALQYYFHVIPLDPENYYMDRVPISWDPRMLLMMNLATFVASLLAVLIPTYLISRIKPVVAIKFD
- a CDS encoding exo-beta-N-acetylmuramidase NamZ domain-containing protein, producing the protein MLSISVKITLSLLLALPACGTTRPAATAAVSPEAPAAQPVVTPGRTPPAASRIVVGAERLEKYLPQLKNKRVGLVINQTSRVGNAFLVDTLRARGVNVTAIFAPEHGFRGEEADGATIKDGRDARSGVPVRSVYGKTKKPTPEMLADVDVLVFDIQDVGARFYTFISTLHYVMEAAAEQNKPVLVLDRPNPNGDLVDGPILEPAHKSFVGLDPLPIAHGLTVGELANMINGEKWLAGGQRCRLTVVPVAAGYTHATAYHLPVRPSPNLPTDQSIRLYPSICLFEGTNVSVGRGTSTPFEVIGSPSQPATRPFSFTPKPNAGSPAPPLNGQLCYGLNLADAPARESSGLVLKYLLDFYQQSTDKANFFGKYFEQLTGTPALRQQIITGKSEAEIRSSWQPGLDKFKTLRRKYLLYPER